A single genomic interval of Koleobacter methoxysyntrophicus harbors:
- a CDS encoding DUF1292 domain-containing protein, with protein sequence MEKEQENKTIVLHDEEGKEWEFEVVDIITVNNNDYALLLPLEDNEDDEVYVFRIEEDENGNQILVDLDDEEELEMVEEAWEELEEEQYNDRDYEEEE encoded by the coding sequence TTGGAAAAAGAACAGGAAAACAAGACTATTGTTTTACATGATGAGGAAGGGAAGGAATGGGAATTTGAGGTTGTTGATATAATTACAGTAAATAACAATGACTATGCTCTTCTCCTGCCCTTAGAAGATAACGAAGACGATGAAGTTTATGTTTTTAGGATAGAAGAAGATGAAAACGGAAACCAGATCCTTGTTGATTTGGATGATGAAGAAGAACTGGAAATGGTAGAAGAAGCATGGGAAGAATTAGAAGAAGAACAATATAATGATAGGGATTATGAAGAGGAAGAATAA